A genomic window from Centroberyx gerrardi isolate f3 chromosome 14, fCenGer3.hap1.cur.20231027, whole genome shotgun sequence includes:
- the ccnt1 gene encoding cyclin-T1 isoform X2 — MAASFPSLSASNNNKWYFTRQQIENSPSRRAGLDPDKELSYRQQAANLLQDMGQRLNVSQLTINTAIVYMHRFYMVQSFTRFHRNVIAPATLFLAAKVEEQPRKLEHVIKVTHACLNPQDPSPDVRSDAYLQQAQDLVILESIILQTLAFEITIDHPHTHVVKCTQLVRASKDLAQTSYFMATNSLHLTTFCLQYSPPIVACVCIHLACKWSNWEIPVSTDSKHWWEYVDPTVTLELLDELTHEFLQILEKTPSRLKRIRNWKAAGQTAKGKSKVQEEGDQTDTMMSMISMASSETTLAGLMSLSAPPSSSSSSSTGEKDRGASGSAQPWHPGGKGGSEQQQPPNNEVHAPAKVSLSEYRAKNADVLAAQKRKLENMEASVKRDYANAAQALIGQQQRKEKHHHQQSGSHSHSGSSSSSDVTNPSPIILKIPLEKERHDRSSLKMRFPLPGGGSSGHSGGGSRGQDQDIKVRIRVPEKQRGSSGEEGKSRDKHRERSNHHHHHHHHHHHSSSSGASLSSSHKHSSGSSGVVGSSKKAPGDSSRTSSSSSSSSSASRKRTHSQDPTVGSHPPSKVSKSSRNAYQLPSLSSSSGHALGHGPDILPALGLPHHQGSFSHSKGDKTDTNGHNATGGGQSNEYQDTFEMLNSLLSAQGVQPSQPPMFDYRSQYGEYRYSGGSRGSNPRPPPLPSEPPPPLPPLPK; from the exons ATGGCGGCTtcgtttccttctctctctgcaagCAACAATAACAAATGGTACTTCACCCGACAGCAGATCGAGAACAGCCCATCTCGGCGTGCTGGACTTGATCCTGACAAGGAATTGTCCTACAGACAACAGGCAGCGAACCTGCTCCAGGACATGGGACAGCGACTCAATGT GTCCCAGCTCACAATAAATACTGCCATTGTGTACATGCACCGATTCTACATGGTCCAGTCATTCACCAGATTTCACAGAAAT GTTATTGCTCCTGCCACGCTCTTCCTTGCTGCAAAGGTTGAGGAGCAGCCCAGAAAGCTGGAACATGTTATCAAGGTGACCCATGCATGCCTCAATCCTCAGGACCCTTCACCAGATGTACGCAGTGAT GCTTACCTGCAACAAGCCCAAGACCTGGTCATTCTTGAGAGCATAATACTCCAGACCCTGG CTTTTGAAATCACCATTGACCACCCACATACTCATGTTGTCAAGTGCACTCAGCTTGTTAGAG CGAGTAAGGATCTGGCCCAAACATCATACTTTATGGCCACCAACAG TCTGCACTTGACCACATTCTGCCTGCAGTATAGTCCACCTATTGTGgcctgtgtgtgcatccatctGGCCTGCAAATGGTCCAACTGGGAGATCCCTGTATCCACAGACAGCAAGCACTGGTGGGAGTATGTGGATCCCACAGTCACCCTTGAGCTGCTGGATG AGCTCACACATGAGTTCCTACAGATCCTGGAGAAAACGCCTAGCCGGTTAAAACGGATTCGCAACTGGAAG GCTGCAGGTCAGACGGCAAAAGGCAAGTCCAAAGTCCAGGAGGAGGGTGACCAGACGGACACCATGATGAGCATGATCTCCATGGCCTCGTCGGAAACCACGCTGGCAGGCCTGATGAGCCTCTCAGCCCCTCCCTCCTcgtcatcttcctcatcgacgGGCGAAAAGGACAGGGGTGCGTCTGGCAGCGCCCAGCCCTGGCATCCGGGCGGGAAAGGTGgctctgagcagcagcagccgcccaACAACGAGGTGCACGCCCCAGCTAAGGTGTCGCTGAGCGAGTACCGGGCCAAGAACGCCGACGTCCTGGCCGCCCAAAAGAGGAAGCTGGAGAACATGGAGGCCAGCGTAAAGAGGGACTACGCCAATGCTGCCCAGGCCCTCATCggtcagcagcagaggaaggagaagcACCATCACCAGCAGTCCGGCTCCCACTCCCActctggctcctcctcctcttccgaCGTAACCAACCCCTCGCCCATCATTCTCAAAATCCCcttggagaaggagaggcacGACCGCAGCTCCCTGAAGATGCGGTTCCCTCTGCCTGGGGGAGGCAGCAGCGGGCACAGTGGCGGcggcagcagagggcaggaccAGGATATTAAAGTTAGGATACGGGTGCCTGAGAAGCAAAGGGGGAGTTCAGGAGAGGAGGGCAAGAGCAGGGACAAGCACCGGGAACGGTctaaccaccaccaccaccatcaccaccaccaccatcattcTTCCTCTAGTGGTGCCTCACTTTCCTCTTCACATAAACATTCATCTGGTTCCAGCGGGGTGGTAGGAAGCAGCAAAAAAGCCCCCGGCGACTCCTCTAGAACGAGCTCTtcgtcctcttcttcctcttccgcTTCTCGAAAGAGGACACACTCCCAGGACCCCACAGTAGGCTCGCACCCTCCCTCCAAAGTAAGCAAGTCTTCTAGGAACGCCTACCAGCTCCCGtccttgtcttcctcctccggGCACGCTCTGGGGCACGGTCCCGACATCCTCCCCGCCCTGGGCCTTCCCCACCACCAAGGGAGCTTCTCGCACTCCAAAGGGGACAAGACGGACACTAACGGACACAACGCAACAGGCGGAGGCCAGTCAAATGAGTACCAGGACACTTTTGAAATGCTAAACTCTCTGCTGAGTGCCCAGGGGGTCCAGCCATCCCAGCCGCCCATGTTTGACTACCGATCCCAATATGGGGAGTACCGGTACAGTGGTGGCTCCAGGGGGAGCAACCCCCGGCCCCCGCCCCTGCCTTCGGAACCGCCTCCCCCGTTGCCGCCGTTACCCAAATGA
- the ccnt1 gene encoding cyclin-T1 isoform X1 yields MAASFPSLSASNNNKWYFTRQQIENSPSRRAGLDPDKELSYRQQAANLLQDMGQRLNVSQLTINTAIVYMHRFYMVQSFTRFHRNVIAPATLFLAAKVEEQPRKLEHVIKVTHACLNPQDPSPDVRSDAYLQQAQDLVILESIILQTLAFEITIDHPHTHVVKCTQLVRVVPASKDLAQTSYFMATNSLHLTTFCLQYSPPIVACVCIHLACKWSNWEIPVSTDSKHWWEYVDPTVTLELLDELTHEFLQILEKTPSRLKRIRNWKAAGQTAKGKSKVQEEGDQTDTMMSMISMASSETTLAGLMSLSAPPSSSSSSSTGEKDRGASGSAQPWHPGGKGGSEQQQPPNNEVHAPAKVSLSEYRAKNADVLAAQKRKLENMEASVKRDYANAAQALIGQQQRKEKHHHQQSGSHSHSGSSSSSDVTNPSPIILKIPLEKERHDRSSLKMRFPLPGGGSSGHSGGGSRGQDQDIKVRIRVPEKQRGSSGEEGKSRDKHRERSNHHHHHHHHHHHSSSSGASLSSSHKHSSGSSGVVGSSKKAPGDSSRTSSSSSSSSSASRKRTHSQDPTVGSHPPSKVSKSSRNAYQLPSLSSSSGHALGHGPDILPALGLPHHQGSFSHSKGDKTDTNGHNATGGGQSNEYQDTFEMLNSLLSAQGVQPSQPPMFDYRSQYGEYRYSGGSRGSNPRPPPLPSEPPPPLPPLPK; encoded by the exons ATGGCGGCTtcgtttccttctctctctgcaagCAACAATAACAAATGGTACTTCACCCGACAGCAGATCGAGAACAGCCCATCTCGGCGTGCTGGACTTGATCCTGACAAGGAATTGTCCTACAGACAACAGGCAGCGAACCTGCTCCAGGACATGGGACAGCGACTCAATGT GTCCCAGCTCACAATAAATACTGCCATTGTGTACATGCACCGATTCTACATGGTCCAGTCATTCACCAGATTTCACAGAAAT GTTATTGCTCCTGCCACGCTCTTCCTTGCTGCAAAGGTTGAGGAGCAGCCCAGAAAGCTGGAACATGTTATCAAGGTGACCCATGCATGCCTCAATCCTCAGGACCCTTCACCAGATGTACGCAGTGAT GCTTACCTGCAACAAGCCCAAGACCTGGTCATTCTTGAGAGCATAATACTCCAGACCCTGG CTTTTGAAATCACCATTGACCACCCACATACTCATGTTGTCAAGTGCACTCAGCTTGTTAGA GTTGTTCCAGCGAGTAAGGATCTGGCCCAAACATCATACTTTATGGCCACCAACAG TCTGCACTTGACCACATTCTGCCTGCAGTATAGTCCACCTATTGTGgcctgtgtgtgcatccatctGGCCTGCAAATGGTCCAACTGGGAGATCCCTGTATCCACAGACAGCAAGCACTGGTGGGAGTATGTGGATCCCACAGTCACCCTTGAGCTGCTGGATG AGCTCACACATGAGTTCCTACAGATCCTGGAGAAAACGCCTAGCCGGTTAAAACGGATTCGCAACTGGAAG GCTGCAGGTCAGACGGCAAAAGGCAAGTCCAAAGTCCAGGAGGAGGGTGACCAGACGGACACCATGATGAGCATGATCTCCATGGCCTCGTCGGAAACCACGCTGGCAGGCCTGATGAGCCTCTCAGCCCCTCCCTCCTcgtcatcttcctcatcgacgGGCGAAAAGGACAGGGGTGCGTCTGGCAGCGCCCAGCCCTGGCATCCGGGCGGGAAAGGTGgctctgagcagcagcagccgcccaACAACGAGGTGCACGCCCCAGCTAAGGTGTCGCTGAGCGAGTACCGGGCCAAGAACGCCGACGTCCTGGCCGCCCAAAAGAGGAAGCTGGAGAACATGGAGGCCAGCGTAAAGAGGGACTACGCCAATGCTGCCCAGGCCCTCATCggtcagcagcagaggaaggagaagcACCATCACCAGCAGTCCGGCTCCCACTCCCActctggctcctcctcctcttccgaCGTAACCAACCCCTCGCCCATCATTCTCAAAATCCCcttggagaaggagaggcacGACCGCAGCTCCCTGAAGATGCGGTTCCCTCTGCCTGGGGGAGGCAGCAGCGGGCACAGTGGCGGcggcagcagagggcaggaccAGGATATTAAAGTTAGGATACGGGTGCCTGAGAAGCAAAGGGGGAGTTCAGGAGAGGAGGGCAAGAGCAGGGACAAGCACCGGGAACGGTctaaccaccaccaccaccatcaccaccaccaccatcattcTTCCTCTAGTGGTGCCTCACTTTCCTCTTCACATAAACATTCATCTGGTTCCAGCGGGGTGGTAGGAAGCAGCAAAAAAGCCCCCGGCGACTCCTCTAGAACGAGCTCTtcgtcctcttcttcctcttccgcTTCTCGAAAGAGGACACACTCCCAGGACCCCACAGTAGGCTCGCACCCTCCCTCCAAAGTAAGCAAGTCTTCTAGGAACGCCTACCAGCTCCCGtccttgtcttcctcctccggGCACGCTCTGGGGCACGGTCCCGACATCCTCCCCGCCCTGGGCCTTCCCCACCACCAAGGGAGCTTCTCGCACTCCAAAGGGGACAAGACGGACACTAACGGACACAACGCAACAGGCGGAGGCCAGTCAAATGAGTACCAGGACACTTTTGAAATGCTAAACTCTCTGCTGAGTGCCCAGGGGGTCCAGCCATCCCAGCCGCCCATGTTTGACTACCGATCCCAATATGGGGAGTACCGGTACAGTGGTGGCTCCAGGGGGAGCAACCCCCGGCCCCCGCCCCTGCCTTCGGAACCGCCTCCCCCGTTGCCGCCGTTACCCAAATGA